TACTATCTCGACTGCTGCTGGAACAACTAATTTGATAACTCCTAATACGGGCTTAGTCATCATCATTCATCATTAAATAACGCTTATATCTGTTTCGCGATAGCTGACGCAAATTGGGAACAAAGGGAGTTCAAGTCTTCCTCCAGctacctctcccaactcagtaaaGGTCTCTCCATTTCTCTGCTTCCAAATCCGTGTGTCGACAgaaatactttatttttttcgctGTTGTTGCTGGTTTCCAGATAGACGAAGTTCCGCCTTGTTTGAGTGAGAAGAAAAGCATAAGATTGGCAGATCCGCCATCAAATAACTACAATTAGCTGCACAGCCTCAACTCTTTTGCAGAATACAGTCGTACTTGTACATTCCTCCCGTTTGGAATGGAAACGTGCTCTTACTAATCAAACCCCTTCGCGGAAGaaatatttctgattttttttttattttttattgaggTTTTGCTAATACTTAATTAATCGTGTCCAAGTACATATTTCATAAATCGCCAAAAATGTCAGCTAAAGTTATATTAAATTCTTTCAGATAGCGCTCGGTCCAATCATTTATGCGCTGTTGATTATCGGCCGAAAGTTCATCTTTGTACGCGCCAACTATGCCACGGCGCatgaatctgaaaaaaaaaaacaaatttttcacaccgaatatcataaaatttttattggttCCCACTCACTCAAAATCCGCTTGCGTATTGGACCTCGTTGAATTTCTTTTGATCAAATTAGTAGGATTCACTTGTTCGTTTTCTGTgatatgaataaaaaatatgCTTGAGCAGTCAAAATAAGTAACCCTTAATAgtcaaaacttaaaatattcgtCCAAGCCTAACTTTAATAGGATGAAATGCACTTCGGTCAACAACTTACTAGTTTAGTAGGTGTGTAGTATAGAAAAGTGTTAATGGAAACTTTGTGCTCAATCCAATGACTTCAATATTTAGTTCGTACTTACTGCTTTCTTAGCATTATACACAATTCACATTGCTAAGGTGAAGATCATACATGGAAACGATCCTGAATGGGTCCCCCAGTGGCTTAGGggccttagaatatacccgcggcaggtttAACCGCATTAAGAgttgactaaaatacccaaatgattcaaggaaGGAAGGAAGCCAGCACaatttatagtttctccaacccaattgtcaacctcaactacccgtggtgaatcctatTTGTGTAACAGGggccgggatggcctagaaggttcagtgtgatcatattaaatcattcccaacttggtcgagcttgtaccttaattGCGCGTGTAACTAGAACGTATCGAATGTatatccggcaatggaccatTTATATCAATAACACTACCTCAAACCTTAGGGGAGTATCctcaccgctacaacaacaatagcaataacCCTGAGTATGGATCTTAATTTATCAACGCAAATGGCTTAATCATTGGTCGAAAACTTGCGGCTGTATGGCATAGCATACCTCTCAGACTACTTCCTTTTTCTTTGCCTTAAGTTACCCTTCTAGACAGTTTCTTAGGTAGAGGATCCCGAGAAAAATTTAGTAGATTAAATTCGTCAGACTCCCAACGACACAGTTCACAGATCCTTACACCGTGTTAATTGGGACAACTTAAAAGCTTTGAAGTTATATCATAAAGTGATACATCACCGAAAGGTGGTGAAGAACGCAAAACAAAATTGTAGGACAGGCATAGGTCAAGTCTGGGAAATCCTCCTACTCCTCAATGGAAAACAATCGTGAGTCTCAAGGCTGAGTAAGATTCTCTCCGAAGAAAATTTGGAAAGAAAAAACAATAGAACATGAACGTACTCAAGGTAGGGATTTCTGGAAATTCCTATGCACACTGCAATCGAACCTCATAAAACAAAATCCTCCGCAGACGCTCAGACAACTCAAAAGACTAATGGGAGCGTTAATAGATCAAAAATATTTCGGATTCACATCACCAGTCGTCACTCTAATGGTGTTCTAGTAAGGAGGGGCATGGATTCAATTACTGTGAAGGGTCTACAAGCGAAATATATTTCTGAACAGGAGAGCAGCCTCTAAAGGATCTTGCGGACAGGTTCTCTGCAGAAGGGACTAAAGAGGTGACAGACAAGGCATAATTTCACGTCTTACTTATGTGAGATaacgtcatatggaaatgatAAAAGTTACTTGTAAATGCTTAAACGGCAGTTGGAAATAAGATTTCTCAATTAAAAATAAGATTAGCCATTTATGAATTAGAAAGTGTCATATGGGAATAAGAATGATAAACCCTCAATGCGAAAGGGTCACTTAGATATGAGAAGTGTAATTTGTAAATGCGAGagcgtcaaatgaaaatgcgaaagcgtaatTTGAATTTGAGAATAGTCAGCTAGAAATGCGAGTACGTCATATGAAAATAAGAAAgttacttgtaaatgagaaagcagtTGGAAAGAAGATTTGTCAATTGTAAATAAGATTTGTCGATTGCAAATTAGAAACAGTCATATAGAAATGAGAAAAGTTACTTGTATATGCTAAAGCGGCAGTTGGAAATATAATTTGTCAATTAAAAATAAGATTAGTCATTTGTGAATTAGAAAGTGTCATATGGAAATAAGAATGATCAACCCTCAATGCGAAAGGgtcacttcgatatgagaagTGTCATTTGTGAATGagaaagcgtcaaatgaaaatgcgaaagcgtaatTTTAATTTGAGAATAGTCAGCTAGTAATGCGAGTGCGTCATATGAAAATAAgttacttgtaaatgagaaagcggtAGTTCGAAATAAGATCAAGGtcaattgttaataatatttttcgATTGTAAATGAGGAAGAGTCAAACAGAAATGAGAAAAATTACTTATAAATGATTAAGCGGCAGTTGGAAAGAAGATGTGTCAATTGTAAATAAGATTCGTCGTTTATAAATTAGAAGAGTCATATAGAAATGAGAAAAGTTACCTGTAAATGGGAAAGTGGCAGTTGGAAATGAGATTTGTCAACTAAAAATAAGATTAGTCAATTGTTAATTGGAAAATGTCGTATGGAAATAAGAATAATCAACCGTCACTGCGAATGGgtcacttcgatatgagaagTGTCATTTGTGAATGAGAGAGCGTCAAAAGAAAacgcgaaagcgtcatatggaaatgagaatagccaattgtaaatgcgGACGTGGAGTTCGATAGAGGCCGAAACATTAATTTAGTTAGCGGGATATCAGTGCTTGGATGTCGTTCTTGCTACTAATTCATAGGTTTCCCGGAAAAAtacaatttaacaaattttttaaactagCAAATCAAAGCAGCTTTTAACTAATTCCCAACCCTAGCGcagcataaataaaaaaaatgcaaataccgCTTCTTACTTCATAGCTCTACCTACCTTTCATGTTTTTAAAAGACAAATGATCCAATAATTTCTCCATTTGTGCTTCCGTCAAGTCCGGCTGCCCCAAGAATGTATTCAAACGCATTGCAACACCACGCAAATCCCGTTTCATTTCCTCAAATGTTGTAAAAAATACATTTGGCTCAGAACGCATTAGCCACATGGTGTGCACATGTGGCCAATAAGGTGTATAAGTTGTTTCATCACTTAAGAAGTCATCGATAAAGTCTTGCATGCTACCCTCGTAAGCACCTTTCGAGCGCAGAAAATGGCTATATGAGAGCACAACATCCTTCGGATTGCGAGCGCAATAAATCAGCTGAGATGAAACAACAAATATGCAGTTACCACAAATTTTGAAGATTTCCCACCCGAGCTCACCTTTACTTTCTTTTGCCAAATCTGTCGCGGTAATAAATGCGCTGGCAAGTGTGTCTTTATACAACGCGGTGATTTTAACTGCCTAGCCGCATCGATGCTGTTGTGAAAGAATGTATCATACAGCAAGCTTATGCTGAAGAGAGAAGACATTAGTATATATTACCAAAATACATTTTTCCTTTCTTTCTATCTTACTCCATATAAACGCTACGCTGCCACAGATGCACTTTCTTGGCCTCGTCGTAGTCTAAATTATTTAGTAAAAGCCAAGTGGCTTCTTGTATCCAAGTTGTACCACTTTTTGGAAATGTTGTTATGAATACGTCATCCTGTTTCACTTCGAAATCGTAAATGTCTTTGATATTTTCTCCAAATAATTTTTGCACCGTAAACCAAGTTTCAGCCCAATTCCATTTTAATGGTATGAAGTCGCCATTTGTAGAAACTTTGACCATTTCTGCTTTCTGACGGCGTGCTGGAGCTTCAGAAACACTTTCCGATTGCTTTATATGTATCATGATCTCTAAGGAAAAAACGAGTTGACTCGCTTGGTGCTCAGTGTAGGAAACTATCTTAGGCCAACTATTCTTGAAATTCAAAGGAACAATCTCAAGATGATTTGCGGAAGCGTTTTCTTGCGCGGTttgaagtttaagtttaagttaaatctaaaattttttgcATATGAACACACCAAATTTGGCTTAGAATTTATATTATGCCAGTTTTCGCATAAGCGCAGAAATTGGTTTAAATTTTAAGCCACTAAGGTCTACACTTAAATtcgaaaaaaagagaaaaaaattgcaataaatttaaaccttttggttttgttttaaaaccagaAGTGTCCACCAGTCACAATTTTAACCCTCTTAAATTTTTTGGCTttgttttgaaacaattttgagattttatgCTTATTGCTCAGCTAAGATTAAAATTCAAGCCGAATAAAGTTAAAAAACACAGCACTATCCAAAACAAGTTCGACAATTTTCTACCTAGGTTCGTGCCCGGCAAAAGTAACTTCTAGATACATTGAGCAAACGTTTTTCTAAATAGGATTGCCGCTTTCCAAGAAAAAATTCATGTGCCTTGTAGAACTCTTTCGGAAACGGCAGAAAAATTGAGCTCCCTGtcgtttgtaggaaaaattaaaagtagcgtGCCAAATGttgcaagagaagctcgacctaaatgcCATTTGAGTTATATAGCGCCGAGTTATTGTTATCATTTGTATTATTTAGATTTCTACCTCTAAGCACAGCCGAAATTGATTTATTAaatgaacaaaatttaaaacGATGAGCTTCTATGTGGCAACTCTGCTTTAACAGGACCAGATTGTAGACATTTCTGTGAAGTGGCGAAGTGAGCCACATATTTTCATTGATCATCTGTTTTGCGAGGCCTATAGAGTAGATCGGTCTCATTCCATTAAGATACGTTTTATCTGATTTTTGCCCTCCCAAACAATGATGTCGGGTCGAGGGTATCTCACACTCAGAAACATTGCATTCGCTTTCAATAAAAACAAATCACACGCACAATAAATACATCGCCTTCAactgtatgcatatatatatatatatattggagcAATATACTTGTATAATTATGTTACACTAATCTTTATATATTTATTCAATCCCTCCGTCGAGCCTTCTTTTCATGTCAAGTATGCAAAATAAACTGAACAATTAGATTCGCTGTGATTGCATTACAAGCAAACTACACTCAAAGTATgcaaaaaatcttaaaaagcTTTTGAAATAATACTTACATGCACATACACCGTAATCGTTTGTAATCAAGTTGGAAAGAGCAGTTTTCTTCACGTAAAGCGTAGATACAGGGGTTTAGGGCTGTTCTAACATTCCATTTGGTCACGGAGGAAAGCCAGCCTCGACTGCATTGGGAGAAACAAGTGGATGAAGACTTAATCTTCTTCTGCTCCTTCTTGTAGCAGTGCATCGCCTCTTTTAAAAGGTGCGATCACAgaaatccaaggaaacttgcagtttcaataggaGAGCGCCAAAGGGACATAGGGGTTAGTGGCGTGGGTTACATATTACATTTGAAATTCTGGGCGGACCGTATCGGAGACGCGCAGCGCACAAGCGCTAAAGTATTTGAGGATTTCGTAAAATTGTTTACCTTAAGGTAAAATTGCGGCTGTTTACTACTGGACAGGTAGGGTATTATCGAACGTAatgccatcgatgtggatgtcCAATATTGCTGACATTTGccacgtcgcacagtgtttcgtgtagaacaagctagctggacaaaattattttccgatattttcagtttcatataaaaaaaaaaaataaatgtaaggcgcgataacctccgaagagatctaaggccgagcttctcttccaatttgcgtcgtgctcctcttgatttttccctacaaattggccggacgggacctacatgttttatgccgactccgaacggcatcggcaaggcagatgagttttcactgagagcttttcatggtagaaatacaatcggagcgcttgccagacactgccgaggggcgaccccgcttagaaaaattttcttctaattgaaaaatcttatttctaaaattttgatgttgctttgcccgggagttgaacccagggcatacggtgtgataggcggagcacgctaccatcacaccacggtggccgcagttTCATATATAGTCATTTATTAcaagtataatattttttcagccatatgtgacttttttcttatttttttctaaaattttacttctttttactttactttactactTACTAATCACGGAAAAAGTTATAGCGtaagttttcttttataattatgttacaaTTCATTATCGTCActgtcattcgatgagtcacttgtggaatagtgaTGAGCATCACTACTCTTCAGCAGGCTCTTAAATCTTAAGCTGTTAACTAAGGGATCCGATGTTTTAAGTAACATATTCATacgatctctattcgtggctacacgtgactgcttttgtgtgttatcatccctgaatcgtctcaa
The Eurosta solidaginis isolate ZX-2024a chromosome 5, ASM4086904v1, whole genome shotgun sequence DNA segment above includes these coding regions:
- the LOC137233967 gene encoding sulfotransferase 1 family member D1-like isoform X1 → MRPIYSIGLAKQMINENMWLTSPLHRNVYNLVLLKQSCHIEAHRFKFCSFNKSISAVLREIMIHIKQSESVSEAPARRQKAEMVKVSTNGDFIPLKWNWAETWFTVQKLFGENIKDIYDFEVKQDDVFITTFPKSGTTWIQEATWLLLNNLDYDEAKKVHLWQRSVYMDISLLYDTFFHNSIDAARQLKSPRCIKTHLPAHLLPRQIWQKKVKLIYCARNPKDVVLSYSHFLRSKGAYEGSMQDFIDDFLSDETTYTPYWPHVHTMWLMRSEPNVFFTTFEEMKRDLRGVAMRLNTFLGQPDLTEAQMEKLLDHLSFKNMKENEQVNPTNLIKRNSTRSNTQADFEFMRRGIVGAYKDELSADNQQRINDWTERYLKEFNITLADIFGDL
- the LOC137233967 gene encoding sulfotransferase 1 family member D1-like isoform X2, with amino-acid sequence MIHIKQSESVSEAPARRQKAEMVKVSTNGDFIPLKWNWAETWFTVQKLFGENIKDIYDFEVKQDDVFITTFPKSGTTWIQEATWLLLNNLDYDEAKKVHLWQRSVYMDISLLYDTFFHNSIDAARQLKSPRCIKTHLPAHLLPRQIWQKKVKLIYCARNPKDVVLSYSHFLRSKGAYEGSMQDFIDDFLSDETTYTPYWPHVHTMWLMRSEPNVFFTTFEEMKRDLRGVAMRLNTFLGQPDLTEAQMEKLLDHLSFKNMKENEQVNPTNLIKRNSTRSNTQADFEFMRRGIVGAYKDELSADNQQRINDWTERYLKEFNITLADIFGDL